Genomic DNA from Epinephelus moara isolate mb chromosome 24, YSFRI_EMoa_1.0, whole genome shotgun sequence:
CAATCTCACCCCAAGGTAAGTGGCTGTTCTGGATGTTTCGATCGATCGTATCACGCTCATCAACTTTCGAAAGAGCTTTTAAACCAACATGGGTGACAAGTCTTTTAAGGGCTtggaaacaacaaaaatgaaaatttaaacatttaaacatcacCATCTCATGTGATGCGTCAAAAGTGCCACAATTAAATTTCACCCGCAGCCTATTTTAAAGTCTTCTGATGAAAAACGAGATCCTAACCAAACGTTTTTCGCATCTAATTCCATCTGTGAGGCGCATTGTGTTTCAAGCCAGTTTTTTCAAAGTTCCGTTTGAACAAGAGGTGCATCTAAATTAAAATGTCTTGTGACTGACCTGACATTTAGATGTAATCGGAGAACAGATAATGAGGAAGCGTTCCCAGGAGGAACTTATAGATACATAATGCACAACGCAGCACTCCTCTGTTTGTTAAATAGGACCATCCCATCTGTCCAATCTTAACGGGGTCTGAGGTTAAAATGAAGCATTTAAAAGTGTGAATGAATAATATGTGTTATGTGATCTACAGTCTAATCCTGCTTTAAGAAACaccctgcatgtgtgtatttgctgtAACCTTTGAAATAACATACTGTAGTTTGAACAAGGTGGGTGTAGCACAGGAATGTTTGTACTTtctcagtgaaaatgaaacatcTTTTATTCAGTCTGCCCTTCACCGATGTCAACACACTGatatactgacacacacacacacacacacacacgctgaaacacacacacacgcaccgaCATGCACTTTGCATCTCTCactgttagttagttagttgttAGACAGGTTTTCTTGTCTGTACAAACAGTGCCACACCCTCCAAGCCGCACATGTTCTCTCACCTCTCGCAGGCCAGGTGCAGCAGGGAGCACGGGAGGTGGGGAGGCGAGGGGGAAGCAGGAGGGAGGGGGTGTCATTATCCCCATGAGGGCGGAGCAACAGGGGGAAGTGAAGGCAACTGATGAAACATTTGAAGCTCATATTGACATGCAGCTCTAAAGGTTCCTGTGATTCCAGGTAAGAACTTCACAGCAGTTGTTTTAACTACATTCATAGTTTTCTGTTGCAGGTAGTTTGAATGTTCATACTGGAAGCACACGATAGAGATAATGGAGAAGTTTCAACAGGTTGAACCAGTCTGACTGTGCAGTATCATGGTCAGTAGGTCGGTTTATTTACACTCACTTCCCAGCACCAGAGTCTGTGTGTAAATTTGCATCTGTTTTACATTACTGAGGAATTTCATGGCATTTGTTTATTAATTTCTGGTGTTaaatatcattttaaatatCATATTGAGGGCAGAGAACTCATTTTTGATCGACTGTAAACAGCTGTCTGGTCCAGGGTTCACTACTAatgtaaacaacaaaaatattgatCTTCAACCACGGGGCAGAAACATTCCCTGACAGTGGGAAGATCATGTAAAAACATTACATACAGATATATTTAACACCATTGGGGGGGTGTTTACTGACAGCAGAGTGCCTGGCATTCCTGAACTCCTCCACCCTGAGGCTAAAGGAGAACCAGTTTTTCGATATGCTGAACCGCGTGAATGTGTTGTCTTGTTGTAGCCATGGATGGTGTGTTGGAAGGAGCGGTGGTGTTGTGTGTGGGTAAACTGGCCTGCAGTCTCCTCTTCCTGCCCTCGCTGGCTGCCCCCTACAGTCTGGTcagcttctgctgctgctgcctcctggTCTTCACCGACTTCCTGGTCACAGGTCAGTATGGAGGCATGACTGGGTGCATCGGACTTCATCAGCGCCACCTGTAATGTTCCAAATGTGTATCGTAAAGTGGATATTGTTacaatattttctcatttaagACATTATAGCTGAACTGAATCGACTGAATGGTCAAAGTAGAGCAATAAAATGACGGTTACAAGTCATTTTAAGAGCACAAACAGCCAAACATTTCTTAGTTCAGCTTCTCAGCTGTGAGGATTTGCTTTGTCCTTTGTGATAGTACGCTGAATATCTTTGGCTTTTAGAGAGTTAGATGGACAAAACAAGTAATCTGAAGGTGTAAATACTGTTTAAAAGgtgtactatgcaggaattgacAGTTACTGTTCATTAACACGCCCAcgagtgaaagtaaaagtaaaaagcaaTCTGTTATTTCACCGTCATTTTGGAACGAGTTTTGTCTGTTTGCTGATTTGCcgccatatttgtgttttttatattattttatatataatattttcttgtaatttttttaatctaGCATGAACACCACAACCTATCCcccctaaaaaacaaaatagaaaacaaacaaacaaacaaaaaaattcaacacCTCACACAAGACCACTGTACCTGGATGTGACTAACAGCTTACAATGGAGCCAGTTCAGAGATTAGTCCACAGTTGATAAAGGTAATGTCTCTATATACTCGATGAACGGCATCATATCTTTTTTTCAGGACATAGGTGATCTTCTCTAGAGGCATTTGCATTGGAAAATTGTCATTTCTGATGTCCACTTTGATATAGAGAGGGGGGATCTGACTTCCAGGTTAATGCAATACACTTCCTGgagctttaatttaatttcaaatttgAAGTCCTGGATCTAATGGAATTGGTGTGTCCATAATTTTAGTGAGTGTGTCACCCAAATCATACCAAAATGTAACTTTCGTGCAGTGCCATTTGCAGTGTGGCATAGTGCCTTCTGCAGTGCCACATCTGAAGGCTCAACCTTACCTATGCGCTGTACCCAGGAACGTCCTGAACACAgtaaaataagaggaaaataataaaatacaggcagagggcagcgtctgcagataaatacactgctacacacttctagtgggtcataagtgatgattgggGGGGTACTTTTGTATTAGTCCATACATTGTTTTtagaaaaatcctgcatagtatatcttcaAAGAAATTTTGATGGGCATTTGTCACTGTTTATCGATCGattaactgataatgaaaataaatcttttCAGTGAAGTAGGAGACATCTTGTGTGAAATGGATAATAATTGCACTTTAATAGATTGTGGATTTTTCAAAGAGGGATGCAGAATTTCTATCTTGGTAATTCAATTTTTCTTCTGTGGAAAAAACATATCAAACACAAATTGATATTCCAAGCAGATCTCTTAAAACATGTCTTGAGGGGGTCTTTTATTTTTCCCAATTAGCTGAGCTGCTCCATCATCTTTACACACACCTctggttgggaaccactgctctaatcCAGTCCGATCCCCTAACTCACTGacactttgttatttttttatcccACAGTTTTTCTGACTTTCCTTTACATCTTTGAGTCCTGGCTGACTGAGTTGTCCCCGATTGGTGATGCCATTGCCCTGCGCTTCCTGCTCTTTCTCAGCCACACATACGGTGCCGTGTTGCTCCTGACCACACCTCTGATCGCCGTGGAGACTCTGACCAGACTGCTGTGGCCTCAGTCTGTCGTCGCTCAGAGTCAAAGAGTGGGCTCTGATGGACAGCATTGTTATGTTGGGGAGGTAACTGTGgaagagcagcaggaggacaacaaagacagagaaaagacaTCGTCTCATGCTGTCAGTTACCTCTGCTGCCTGTCAGTGTGGGTCGTTGTCGCCGTCAATGTCAGGTGGCGATGGAAGCAGGAGGAAATGTGGGCCACTGCCTGTGTGCACACAACAAACTCCCTCATCAGATGTTTGCCCAACCTGCTCAGCCCCATGCCCAGCACTGTGAATCCCTGCTGGGGCATggccttcctctccttcctcctgttcctcctgaCTGTGAGTATCGGCCTTCAGAGAAGCCAACAGGCCCCTACACAGACGGcgaggacacacagagagaaacgcaacattaaCAATAACTGTGACAGTTGCTTGCAAGACCTTGTTCCAGCGCCGTCTGCTGCGCCCTCCAAGCCTGTGAACTCTGGGGTGTTGGAGTCAGAGCCAGCACAGTGTGTTgacccagagaaaacagagagcagCTGCACTGTTCACAGAGCGTATTCCTGGAACAGGGTGCAGATGTTGGCGCATCACCATGGAGACTTTGTCCTCATCTCCCCTGAGTGTTTGCCCgcagagagagaaggacagGAGCAGGAAAGGACAAAGAGAGGTATACCTCTGACATTTATCATGGAGGAACATGTGGTCTCACAATACAGGAGCCAAAGTGGGTGGCGACAGTGGGGTTTTCCCCACCCGGGGGCGACTGTAATGATAGGGTTCATGAGTGCACTCTCCATCTTTGTGCTGCCTCTTAACCTCAGTGTGAACATTCTTCTGATCAGGACTATAGAGACTCTGCTGGAGCTGTGCATCAAATCTTTAATTTCGTCTGCACCCAACACAAGCAACACATCCACCTCTCACAATGAAACACTCGTGTGAAACCAGACCGGTGTGGAGTAATGTAGACGCTTATTGGAGGCTATTTGCAACAGGATCAGCAGATTAATATTGCACGTGTGGAGACGGCACGTCTACATGTCAACACTGGTTCGAATGAAGTGTAAATAAGCACTTCTGAGCTGCTATTCACATGTGGAGTATGATGTGGAAACTGCTGAAAGGTGCTGAGGAGGCAGGTTGAGACGTGCTTGGTAGTAAGAAAGTAAATGAGACTGAAACAGACGTCTGCTTTTTACTGTTCAGAGCCTTAAGATCTGCAGCGATTTGTCATTACACACTGGGTTATAGAGCAAGCCTCTCCAGCGTAAATAAGACTAATCCAGGGGCAAACAGTGTTTTGAAAGCAGTAATATGAAGTGTGCTGATGCTGCATCTCATAAACCTTTCATAAAgcaatgtataaataaatactgagTGACTTGAGGCTGTAACACAGATTTTGTTCCTCTTCTTTATAGTTTTGTCTCTGCTTTTAAATCAGATGGGTTCAAAGGATTGTGCTACTCCTCAGAGGTGAAAAAGTCACCAAGTACATTGTGTACTGTGCTTTAGTAAAGTTTTAAAGCACTTGTACTTTAGTTTTTCCGTTTATACTTCTGCTCCACTATACATTTCAGGGAGGAATATTTggctttttactttttacttactttacatTAAAAGTACATATGCaccaatatattttatttaggaTAAGCCCCTTGAGATGGGTCATCTTGTTGTCAAAGGGTCCGACACATAGTAAAAACAATCAAATTAACAGCGTTAGAGtggcaacagaaaaaaaggccaAACAATTGCGAaaagcgacacgtagagaagccagcgacacgtagagaagccagcagggttgtttaccgtttgctgagccgagaggctgcatgtaggctgcatgaaatgttaaagcattttccacctaagttattacatatatttgagttatctacaagtttactgtactgtttgtcatctactcgctttcaaatgtccgccacggacatttacacaatgtcacggataaacatgggtaaatgcatgaaaaaaaatcatcacatatcacctctgataatggtttattcatttaaaaacacattgtgctcgtttagcacactatttcatgtagtttttatctgctggagggtcgcgtaggggagcgtagcgcgacaaaaatagaagagccgcgtaaaatagagagttgtcgcgcgacagacgggggttgtcgcgctgctcccgttgccggtggagccgctgtaattgattaacaggggggcgagctgctacgggactcgcgctgcagacgtgtcgcgccgctgaGCCCGGCCGTACGGTCCCTCGCCGCCTCCTGCGTGCCTCGCTCTCAAATGACTGTGCATACTTGTTGTAGACTTGTGATACGCAAGCTTTGCCTCACAGAGTTTGCACTGCACCTCATTTTCGTTTATTTTGTCGAAGTTGTTCCACACGGAACTTTTTGATGactgtagtagtctctgcatgattctcctgtttgtagaagagcatcaaactagctggtagcccatctcacaccgctgtagcaatcctatactgcccCCGT
This window encodes:
- the LOC126386511 gene encoding uncharacterized protein LOC126386511; translated protein: MDGVLEGAVVLCVGKLACSLLFLPSLAAPYSLVSFCCCCLLVFTDFLVTVFLTFLYIFESWLTELSPIGDAIALRFLLFLSHTYGAVLLLTTPLIAVETLTRLLWPQSVVAQSQRVGSDGQHCYVGEVTVEEQQEDNKDREKTSSHAVSYLCCLSVWVVVAVNVRWRWKQEEMWATACVHTTNSLIRCLPNLLSPMPSTVNPCWGMAFLSFLLFLLTVSIGLQRSQQAPTQTARTHREKRNINNNCDSCLQDLVPAPSAAPSKPVNSGVLESEPAQCVDPEKTESSCTVHRAYSWNRVQMLAHHHGDFVLISPECLPAEREGQEQERTKRGIPLTFIMEEHVVSQYRSQSGWRQWGFPHPGATVMIGFMSALSIFVLPLNLSVNILLIRTIETLLELCIKSLISSAPNTSNTSTSHNETLV